In Hyla sarda isolate aHylSar1 chromosome 9, aHylSar1.hap1, whole genome shotgun sequence, the following proteins share a genomic window:
- the LOC130291443 gene encoding olfactory receptor 5F1-like: MEYSNWRNQSSVSFFLIVGLSETSDPQVLLFLVFLSIYLITVVGNLIILSVISSDRRLHTPMYFFLANLAAVDIFLSSVTVPKLLYILITAQKSISYAGCVAQLYFFQLFMVVECYILTVMAYDRYVAICFPLNYTLIVSRTVRIRIVLACWASGVLNSVVQVVSICHLDFCSPNKVDHFFCDVTPLFKLSCSDTKVGEGLFMIVVVIAGMGPLIFILVTYGRIIAAVTKIRSGKGRRKTFSTCASHFLVVALYYGSGIFSYIWPSSTYAMDKDVKVVAVLYTIMTPMLNPIIYSLRNREVKQAMWKAMGIPSKHNDIRIR; the protein is encoded by the coding sequence ATGGAGTACTCTAACTGGAGAAACCAGTCCTCGGTGTCCTTCTTTCTGATTGTTGGTCTGTCGGAAACATCAGACCCTCAGGTCCTTCTCTTTCTGGTCTTCCTGTCCATATACCTCATCACGGTGGTCGGCAATCTCATCATTCTCAGCGTGATTTCCTCTGACCGAAGACTCCACACGCCCATGTACTTCTTCTTGGCCAACCTTGCCGCGGTGGACATCTTTTTGTCTTCCGTCACCGTCCCTAAGCTCTTGTACATTTTGATCACTGCCCAGAAATCGATTTCTTACGCAGGATGTGTCGCCCAACTCTACTTTTTCCAGCTCTTCATGGTGGTGGAGTGTTACATCCTTACCGTGATGGCTTACGATAGGTATGTGGCCATCTGTTTTCCACTCAACTACACCCTCATCGTGAGTCGAACGGTGAGAATCAGGATCGTCCTCGCCTGCTGGGCCAGTGGAGTCCTAAACTCCGTGGTCCAAGTTGTGTCCATATGTCATCTTGACTTTTGTAGTCCCAACAAGGTGGACCATTTCTTTTGTGACGTCACCCCACTCTTTAAGTTGTCTTGCTCGGATACAAAAGTCGGGGAGGGACTGTTCATGATTGTGGTCGTAATTGCCGGGATggggcctctcatctttatattgGTCACCTATGGCCGGATCATTGCTGCGGTAACGAAAATCCGCTCCGGCAAAGGTCGTCGTAAGACATTCTCTACTTGTGCGTCTCACTTCTTGGTGGTGGCTCTTTACTACGGCAGTGGGATCTTCAGCTACATCTGGCCCTCCTCGACCTATgccatggacaaagatgtcaagGTGGTGGCCGTGCTCTACACCATCATGACGCCCATGCTGAACCCCATTATTTACAGCCTGAGAAACAGGGAGGTAAAACAAGCCATGTGGAAAGCAATGGGAATCCCATCTAAACACAACGATATCCGGAtacgttaa